AACTGTAGGTTTCGTATAAAAACGCAGGTAGCCGAACCCGCAGAAGGCCTACCGGTAGTGGACTCCGTAGTCTCCATATGGCCTACGGCCGATTGGCACGAGCGAGAGACTGCAGAAATGTACGGAATTATATTCGGGAACCACCCCGACCCGAGAAAGCTGCTCTTACCGGAGCATTGGAAAGTTCATCCCCTGAGAAAGGACTTTCCTGTGGAAGGTTCTCCTGAAGAAACACCTGACCTGCCCGCTTGACGGCAATTGAGGTAACAGAGCTTATGCGGCAAGAATTGAGCCGAGAATCGGACGAAAGAAGAAGCGAGCCCCTGGAACTCAACCTCGGACCACACCATCCGAGTACCCATGGTGTTTTCCGGGCGATTGTGGAACTTGACGGTGAAATAGTAACGGACATTGTCCCGCATCTCGGATATCTCCATAGAGGTTACGAGAAGGCCTGCGAAAACAAACAGTACCATCAGATCATACCTCTGGCGGAACGTTGCGATTACATGGGCGCGTCCAGTAATTCGCTGGTCTATTGCATGACTGTCGAAAAGCTCCTGGACGTGGAAGTGCCTGAACGCGCTCAGGTTGTCCGCGTAATGATGGCCGAACTGTCGAGGATTTTCAGCCATCTATTCTGGCTGGGAACTCACGGGCATGACGTAGGAGCCATGACGCCGCTTTTTTACATGCTGAGGGAACGGGAAGAGATAATGAATCTCTTCGAGTTAACGGCAGGTGGCAGGCTCATGCCCAACTACTTGCGGATCGGCGGTCTCATTCGCGATCTGGAAGATGGTTTTGTTGATAAACTCCGGGCATTTACCGAGCACTTCGATGAAAGAGTGGACGAATACGAGACTCTTCTGACCAAGAATCCCATCTATGTCGATCGTACCAAAGGAATCGGAGTTCTCTCTCTCGAAGATGCTCTTGCATACGGAGTCACCGGCCCCATGTTGCGAGCTTCGGGTTTGGCCTGGGATATGCGGAAGCGGCAGCCGTATTCAGGATATGAGAACTATGATTTCGATGTGCCCGTTGAAACCGGTTGCGACATATACGCGCGATATCTCGTACGTGTACAAGAAATGCGAGAAAGCAACCGGATCCTGAAGCAAACGCTGGATCGTCTGCCAGATGGCCCGATCAGGGCCACCAAACCCGGTTTTATCTTTCCGCCTCAGGACGATATCAAGATAAAGATGGAAGCCTTGATCCATCATTTCATGCTCGTGGTCGAAGGAGTCAAACCTCCCGCAGGTGAGGTGTACCAGGTAATAGAATCGCCTAGAGGCGAACTCGGTTGTTATATCGTAAGTGATGGGACTTCAAAACCGCTCCGGCTCAAATGGCGTGCTCCGGCCTTTGTAAACCTCGAGGCACTTGCCAAAATGAGCAAGGGGTACTTTTTTGCGGATTTAATCGCTATTCTCTCCAGCATTGACATCGTACTCGCTGAAGTGGATCGATAGACCCGAAGCAATTGTAAGTTCAATGGTGGATTGGTAAGCCGCACGCAGGTGGTGCAAAAAGCCCTTCGGGCATGCGATTTACGAATGCACAGGGAAAGAGGAGTCCACAAACCGTATGACTCTCGGCAGCATAGCGGAAGCGCTCAATCTGAGTACGAAAACCTGTCGCTCCGAGCTGAATCGCGAAGTGGAAGGTGGTTATGTCAGCGATCTTCTGAGCGATGTCATAGCCGGTGCTCGAGAAGGCGATCTTTGGATAACATTGCAGCTCCATCAAAACATTGTTGCAGTTGCTTCATTAAATAACTTGGCTGGGATAGTGATTGTAGGCGGTCGGGAGCCCGACTCGGACACTTTGAAAAAAGCTGAAGAACAAAGTATTCCGCTTCTTGTGACGAACATGACCGCTTATGAACTGGCTGGCAGGCTCTATGAAATGGGAATCCGCAGGCAAGCATCCTGAGTTTGTACTGTATTTGTTCACAGGCTGCCTGCAACTCGGAAAAGAAATTCCGATCTCGCTCCAAGGGTGATTCGCAATACGGGGCACGAAAGAACGATCAGCGGGACAGCAAGAAGGCGATTCACAGGTAAGGCTTT
The sequence above is a segment of the Desulfomonile tiedjei DSM 6799 genome. Coding sequences within it:
- a CDS encoding NADH-quinone oxidoreductase subunit C, whose translation is MMTQEFVQEKIVERFGPETILNAVDFRDQLTLTVPPEKIYEICAFLKESPELQFNLLSFVGGVDRLPLEPRFEIVYQLCSVRHNCRFRIKTQVAEPAEGLPVVDSVVSIWPTADWHERETAEMYGIIFGNHPDPRKLLLPEHWKVHPLRKDFPVEGSPEETPDLPA
- the nuoD gene encoding NADH dehydrogenase (quinone) subunit D gives rise to the protein MRQELSRESDERRSEPLELNLGPHHPSTHGVFRAIVELDGEIVTDIVPHLGYLHRGYEKACENKQYHQIIPLAERCDYMGASSNSLVYCMTVEKLLDVEVPERAQVVRVMMAELSRIFSHLFWLGTHGHDVGAMTPLFYMLREREEIMNLFELTAGGRLMPNYLRIGGLIRDLEDGFVDKLRAFTEHFDERVDEYETLLTKNPIYVDRTKGIGVLSLEDALAYGVTGPMLRASGLAWDMRKRQPYSGYENYDFDVPVETGCDIYARYLVRVQEMRESNRILKQTLDRLPDGPIRATKPGFIFPPQDDIKIKMEALIHHFMLVVEGVKPPAGEVYQVIESPRGELGCYIVSDGTSKPLRLKWRAPAFVNLEALAKMSKGYFFADLIAILSSIDIVLAEVDR
- a CDS encoding DRTGG domain-containing protein — its product is MTLGSIAEALNLSTKTCRSELNREVEGGYVSDLLSDVIAGAREGDLWITLQLHQNIVAVASLNNLAGIVIVGGREPDSDTLKKAEEQSIPLLVTNMTAYELAGRLYEMGIRRQAS